The nucleotide sequence GGGGTGAACTCGTTTGGCTGGGTCAACGGCGTTGCGACAAACAATTTCTCGTCAGTCTGACTAGCGAGAAGCAATGCCAAGGCAAACTGCAACATCTCGGGAAATCTCCTGGTGCAACGGGGGTAGATCGGAAGAAGGCATATCCTGCCGTCGAGTATCCCATCGCGTCAACCGGTGCAGCAGAATTGGAAGCCTCGATTGCGATTTCAGAAGCCCCACCGTTGCAACTTGGGATCCATTTTCTCCGGACAACTGATGGACTGCTCTCCGCCCTTCGCAAGGCGATTCGCTTGCTGCCGGAGAAGGATGGCAAATCATCGCTGATCTCGGCGAATCCGGGATTTGACGGAATGACGACTGTCGTTGACCACGCTGACTGCTATCATTCAGCAAACCTCGACCGCCCCGTGCGGTGATCCTGATGACGCTGGACGACTCATGCAGCTTGATGACACGATTTGCTATTGCTTCCATATCTCCAAGCGGAAGATTCTGAATTTCATCCGCGTGCACCGGCCCCGTCGTGCCAGCCAGATCAGTGAGTGCGGCGGAGCGGGAACGGGGTGCGGGTGGTGTGTGAACTATCTCAAGCGGTACTTTGCAGAATCTCAACAGGATGCGTCGAACTCATCTGGGACGACAGAGGATCTGACGGCTGCTGACTATGCTCGCCAGCGTGCTGCCTATATCAAAGCAGGGCATGGTAAGCCTGCAGCGGGGGCCCTACCGTTACCGACGGATGAACCACCGGAACTTTCGGCGGGTCAGCAGTCCAATTGAATGAGGCTGGCCCCCAACCCCTGGATATCGCCCGCTGATGAAAGCCGACATCAGTGCGCAATCCGGCGAAGTAATGTAAGAGCGACTCAAACCGCTGCGAATCTCAATTTGCCAAATCGTTTAAGCGACTCGCAAGCGGAATGGCCGCAGCACTCGCAAACTGCTGGGAAGAACTCAGTCCCTGGTTCCTTTCAGCGGAACGATCTGGGCTTCCATGGTCGTGGTCTCCAGCAATGCGACGGTTGGTTTGCCGTAGGACCATCCGCTCGTTTCTCCCGGGTTGATAAACAGCCGTCCCTGCTCATCGCGGGTGATGCTTGGTTTGTGAGTATGTGCATAAATCGCGACATCGAAGTCTCCTTCGACACCGCGCAGTGATCGATCCATATGAGTCACGAGGATGCGACGTCCATCGGGAGTCTTGAAACCGAATGGAGGTTCTCCGATGGTACCGACGATCCGCATTCCGGCCGTGACTCCGGTCTTGTTTCCT is from Schlesneria sp. DSM 10557 and encodes:
- a CDS encoding metallophosphoesterase: MLIGIFADSHDHLDHIRRAVEVFNEADCQLVVFAGDLVSSFAVPPLRQLKCKIVGCFGDNEGNKTGVTAGMRIVGTIGEPPFGFKTPDGRRILVTHMDRSLRGVEGDFDVAIYAHTHKPSITRDEQGRLFINPGETSGWSYGKPTVALLETTTMEAQIVPLKGTRD
- a CDS encoding bacterioferritin-associated ferredoxin; the encoded protein is MQLDDTICYCFHISKRKILNFIRVHRPRRASQISECGGAGTGCGWCVNYLKRYFAESQQDASNSSGTTEDLTAADYARQRAAYIKAGHGKPAAGALPLPTDEPPELSAGQQSN